Genomic DNA from Lactuca sativa cultivar Salinas chromosome 8, Lsat_Salinas_v11, whole genome shotgun sequence:
cttcacgcgatcgccaaaagagttacgctgataaccgtcggaaaccactggaattccaggttggagaccgtgtcctgttaaaagtctcgccctggaaaggcactgtacgctttggtaagcatgggaaacttaattcgaggtacattggacctttcgagatcctcgccaggatcggtccggtagcctataaacttagtttacctcacgagctcagtaacatccaccccgtcttccatgtttcaaatctcaagatgtgtctatccgatgaaaccctagtgattccgttagacgagatcgagatcgatgaaaacctcaacttcgtggaggaactgatcgaaatcatggatcaagAAGTCAAActtacaaaacaaagtcgcatcccgttagtgaaggttcgctggaatgccaagcggggaccggagttcacttgggagcgggaagactcaatgaaacaaaagtatccgcaactctttctagatccatgatttgtattgtgtcttgtatcttgtcttcaatttcgggacgaaattccctctaacggggggataatgtagcaacctgaaattccatatcacttcttgtaactcaaattgtaatccaattcgatcaaccaaacgccgtttccaaatccgtttccgatttcgccgtttaattaagtcattatcttgtattaatctaaaatgacttagtgggtgtcttaatgccatttgaaatcattctaacaccccataatagttatcggaataattctagaatcgaccatatcgggttacggcaatttggtcgggtgcgaccaaaagccccgcctaacgccggtatcgggtagaattccaccgtgtccaattcccgaacactatataaatgattcaaagcttccatttgaagcttttggccatctttctttaatcactctccaacctctctcctcatccataatcaaaggtccaaaaacaaagatttaaggctccaaatcaaagaggtaacatccctaacttgttatctaacctctttagccttcaaattgatgtttaaacaaggatttaggacctggaacatgtgtttacggccaaggatcaagcttgggccgtaaacacttaaaaatggggtttttgagccaattaacccttccaaatcattgttgggacttagatacgactttgaggctttcaatcttggacttggaacaccttaaacatgaattttgagggacaaaagagagtttacagccaaggcatgttcttgggctgtaaactcctcaaacatggggagtaaacacatttttacatgttagtttgccttgaaactcaaccaaaagccttgtggtaaatcctagaaccatctaaaattagtttgggggccttaaacataacaaaacactacatttaggagtttacggccatagcacatacaattaggccgtaaactcataaaagcgtgccaaatgatgcccttaaaccatcccaaggcttggaaaaattactagaatcacatgtgattgctctaagtgcttcaaatcaatttctcttgaccataggagagtttaaggccgtaaactccaagtttacagccttgaactcccttttaaatggtataaattcATTTAAATCATTCCAAGACATTTTAGTAATTCATTCCGACAatccccaagtccaaacaagccattaaaccctcaaaatcacacccacatgagttcacggccgtgaaatcatgtatgtgtgtgttatatggccgtaaactccataaaatatttactcttggggagtaaactcaaatcccaagtccctagtaccatatcacgtccgtagatgtcacccgggtcactccaaacgctcgttttgaggtgtttaacctcgttggagtgtaatgttccatataattagtgattgtaaatctaattggatatatatggacattattacattttacatagggacatcgcgagtaatcaagccccgaaccaacgtctagtgtccGAAACTGTCGCATtcccgagtctggtgagttcatacccttaccctttttcactgttttcagggggaacacaagcaaggTACAAGGATTtattgtactcaaaaacttgttttcgtATGTgtatttcacattttatatgcttttaatactgattgatacaactgataaccattcgaacatgcagatcacgtaaacatttatttgtgaaatgggttttataaactgttatgtttcatatatttcacaaatggttttccacattatatcagttaaaagcatgaaattagaacacatgaacaatataacttGTACAttgtttgtcctcggtaacactccacagagatacgcgagtggaggactattatattattactagtaaatttgttattcctgtatgattggagacacgtcctcggcgaacactccacagagatacgcgagtggaggactacacccgtaaccagaatctctgggatttagagagcgtgacttgagtgtatagatctatacggggttgactaccccacacctggctgctagctatagccgaaccaaaatggttcaagggtgacgaaagtcataaggatgtggactacttattgccacaggttcagtttatcgtatggttatggaacttgcaattaggataacagagatttacttatagtaataatgaacaactttatacacctcacaagataaccaggtttggtagacatctttcacattgaaaaccaacattcaggaaagtatgggattttcctggggaaaacattgaacataaccacgtttacagaatacatcttttatattgataaccaacattcaagaaagcatggggctttcctggggaacgttttcataactagaaaagtgtaacaaactggataaccttacatcttttacaatcaggaaagtatgggactttcctggggatccattggtacataaccaAAACAGAATAATAAAACAGAtaacctaaatgtacattttcacaagggtaaacatgtttttagtgtacaactttacattacatattgTGAAATaacaaccaacctttttaagaaaatgtgggattttcttggcgtgtgttacattttcagaaacagaaaggaaacatgaacattttcacaaaacaaaaaccgcttatgaactcatcagcgttatgctgattttcaaaccgcttgtgttctcaggtcattgatagaacaggtacccgaagatccactTGATGCAAGATGGAGTGCGTACAAGACCCGTTCGTTTTGTCTATgtttatattatgtatcacaaatGTATAACTatatcttttgaaacaaatgtaaaacttttctatatgtaatgtaatggttgttctactttacttactatgtgcattggatttgatactcaacgtggagtcaacctcggaaatgtttccgccttcggttttcggggtgtgacaggtgGCAACGAACAACAGCCGTGTACACCAGCCCGACCGTCCATGGTGGAGGTTTTTCATGGTGATTCGTGGTGGGCATCATGATTATAAGCGACCAATAAGAATTTTTTGCTTCATTGATTATGAGTAACGGCTAAAATGTAAcgtttattcttttttttttttacctttcaaACTCTCCTCAAAATCTTCTATAAATACCacaatttttctttcattttaaacAGACAATTCCTCTCTGATTTTATTCACAGCCAATGACTCCTAAAAGGATGAATTTGtcaggaaaaaaaaaagaatttggcACCAGCTTAGGTGTCGGTGGCGGAAGAGGCCGATACTCAAATGCCTAATGATTTTTGGGTAAAAGTTGCAAACGTTTTCCACGAGTTAATGGGTTCTCCAAGTCGTAATCTTGATGAAATATGTTCGAAGTTTCATGATGTGAGGGTAAAAATCATCGAGTTCGACAAAATTTATACCTTTGTTATAAACAACGTATACGACGACAATATCCAGTCGATTGTACACGTAATGCATCAATATGAAGACATAAACCACAAACCCATTACACACATCAAAGCATTATGTTTTTCTTTATGGTTGTAGTTTTATgttggtttttttttctttcatttttatgtttttttttctatttttatttcaagtttgttttaaattaatataatgttttaaatttgaataaaaaaactagttaaatatatatatgtttattgtatTTGCATTGAATTatgaattaaatttaattaaaaaaaatacgatGGAGTGATGTGGTTAGCGGTAGGTATCTTATGGATAGCTGTAGAAAGTGTTGTTATGACGTGACAACGATCACTATAGTGGTTAGTGATGGATATAACAGATGACCTTATAATATCACATTgctttatatttattaaaaaatatattaaagtgTAGGAAAATAAGGAATGATCATTAATCATTTCCTACATGCAAGTGATGCATGTAGATTAATGCACCGAGTTTGATACTCACGCAGGTTTAATGTCATGACTTTGAACCTATTAAATTTGTCTCTTGCATTATACCCCATATATGAGAAGTTTTCCATGAAAGTCCCATCGGAGGCTAATGGTGCGTTTAGTTGCGGAAAATGGTTCgtttttcggaaaaaaaaaattcaagaaaaatgagaattttgaaaacgcgtttagttcgtctattttttaaaaaaatggaaattttccgttgtctaaaattacaaagaagttgaaattttttggaaaaccaataattattatttttcatatttttttaattccaaaatatttctaaaatataaacacacaCTTACTCCCACCTCTACCTACCCTCACCTTAACACCCCCAACCCACCTACTCCCAACACAcacctacccccccccccccccccccacacacacacacacaaatacatCCCCAACACCACTACCACAATCACCGAccaaccatcaccatcaccaccaccattacCCCTGCTGCCGCAATCACCACCgacgccgccaccaccaccgccgccaccaTCGCCATCATCGACACCACCACTGCCCCTACCCTCACCCTACCACCGCTACCGTTTTCTAAAATTGAAAACCGATAAAAATATACACATCTAAATgtgttttctaattttctaaaactaaaaatgaaaaaagaataagttttaactaaacgtgttttctaaatttttcaatgaaaactgaaaacgaaaaacaaaaaataaaaaacgaaAACGAAAAACGAAAAATGTTTTTCGTAACTAAACGCAACCTAAGTCTTCCAGCTACTCATAATTCAATATACATACACTTGATCAAATTATTTATAGAGAAATTTTTAATTTTACCATTCACACCTATCACCTATGCTTTATGTGTAGTTGAACCTTCAACTTTTAACTTTAAGGCTTTTTAAACAAACTAATATATTCTACATTTGCGTTGTTAAATGATTTTCGTCAAACTTTAAAAGATTTGTCTATACAAATAAAAATGTTTAAATATTTTGGAGCGAATCAACGAATTACATATAAGGCAtataatttgatatttttttgaCATTTAACCACTATATTTCAATTCCAGTCAACAAAAGCCACCCAATTTTGACAACTTGTTTCTATGTCAACCACTTTGACTTGCTATACCAAGTTAAAGTGTTACAAtaaaaaaattgtcaaaatttaatGGCGGACTAGTGTCAAAAAATCACTAAAGCCACTAAATTTTACAAAATTTTCTATTGTAACCACTGTTATGACATGTCCAAGTGTTTGACATACAAAAGGAAATTTAGCTTTCATAACCCAAAACGGAAACATATTGGTTAAACCACAAAAATGACCAAAACATAGTAGCTTTTATGTATTTTTCCAATACTttacaagttcataagagaatgATAGCAACAAACCAAAAACACATTATTGCATGACAACACCACCATATCAAGCATTTACATTCGTCATTGGATGAACAAAATGCAGTCAAgcctagaatttttttttttaacattattGCATGACTAAAAAATATCCAAGTTTCAACTAACATTGTTTCTTGCTACACTTATGCATATGAAGCTCTTGTACAAATCCCGAGAGCCTCATGAACATCCATTACATTACACATCACAAGATCCGGAAATTGCATCTGCAAGAAGTCAGGAACAAGTATATCAGAGTTAGCTACTGATATAAGGATACAGATATCACATATAGATAATAGATATAGATATTTTTTCTTCAACTTAACACAGAAGGAAGAAACCATATTTAGAGAAGAAAGTTACATACCCAAGCAAGCCACGACCTCGCCATGTTCTAGGAGTAACAGTCAAGTTAATTGAAGTCCCTTGCCTCATAACTGTCATAGAAACAGGACGATTTTGATTCATCTGTGCTTCAGAAGCAAGCTTCGGTAGCAAATTATCACCATATTCTACATTCCCAAATTTAACAATTTGATCTCCAAGTTGTAACCCATCTTCTGCTGCTGGAGATTCCTCACTGATCTCATCCACCATTGCAAAAGGTCTGCTCACATCCACATCCACATCCATGACACTGATCGAGCCTCCAGACATATCATGCACAGCTTGGCTATTGGAACCAGAGTCCATAGCAGTTGAAGATTTAGGAGTCACGCGTGCTGAATGCAGAAGCTCTATTTTGTGGCCTATTTTGTCAGTTGTATCCTTGTGATCATTTCGAAGCTCTGTAACATATTAATAGGATTGAGATTAGTGTGTCAAAATGATGAGAATGATACTGAACAAAGTCACAGACCTGCAAGTTTATGTCGATCTGCTCGCACTAATGGAATATCGAGGTCAGATCTTGGAAACCCCTGCAGAAAGTAAGAAATTCAAGTGAACTCCAATGGCAAATGCTCGTGATATCGATTTTATATTCAGAGAGTAATTTCTTCCTCTACAAGTAAAGTTTGAACATATACGAATTCAATAGAATTACATTGGTTGTAATTAATCAGAGAAATATAAGAAGTAATTGCCTCAGAGTCGACGAGATTGCCGGAAAGTCCAGGACCGCCGGGCTGACAAAGACGCTCGATAATAACGTTCATCTCCGCTTCCAAACCGCTCCTTTTCTCCATCAGTTTCTTGATCTCCGACTTTAAATCCGTTGCTACCATTTTTACTGTGAGCTCCTCCGACTGAAAATTTTCTGTATGACGTTAGGGTTAGGGCTTTTGGGAGCTCGTAAATCGTAATAAGCAATAACTTGATGAATGGTAGTTAAGGTACACCTCGAGTCCTTGTACTATTGATATTATGAACTTTCGACCTTGAAGATTTTGTTTTTCTTCTAatcccctattctaataaaaaaattatcttTATTGTCACTTGTCATCTCATCAACAATCCTCAGCTTCTTTTCCCACCTAAACTTATAAAGTAAAGtaccaaaaatacccttatgATAGTTTTAAAATATTGATGCATTAAATCAGGAACCATGAATTAGCAAGAAATCAACAACAAAAATCGCAACAAATCTGGATTGTCTCCAAGTTTGAATTAATCGGATTTCGTATGTAAATAGAACGCACCTTATAAAGTCGCTTCCTCTGATTCATTAATCTCCATCTTCCTCAATCAACAATCGGTATCCATCGGGACCCTAAAACCTATTTCTTTTGAGCAGCTACAACGTGTGAGATTAGTTTGGAGAAGGGCAGATGTCATCAACTTGAAGACGAAGGGATTCAAGAGGTGAATCCAAACGTTGCCTTCCACCCTCTCTCTATCTATTAGTTTTTCTTGACACTGATTCTTCTTTTATTCGGTTCTTGTAAAATCTATATGTATTCGTGAGTAGTTCTTGACTGAGTTAAGGCCTTTAATGATTGTCCTCTCTAATCGTTCCCATAAATCAGTTGAGGTTTAACTATTTCATATAATTCTTTAACCATTGAAACCTTGTATGAATCAAATCTTGTAATTGTTCAGTATAGAAACCATTGGACATAGGTCTATCCTTCATCGACACCACTCAGAGGCCTCCCATGAAAGCAATCTATCACCGTCGGACCCTTATACcatcttagtttcttagttttgACTTGTAATCGGTACTTTTGGATCTTCGGCCTTCTTCTTCAATCTCATGCCAACGCCTGTCTCAGCCTCTCCGATAAGGCATTTCAGATTTTTTTGTCGTCATCTATGTGAGTATCTGTATGTGTGAACCAATTTTAGAATGAATATACAAAGTGGGAAAATGAAAATGAATAACTATTTGCATAAACTAAAAATTTCCAACTATTTTGATGTGTTTCCCTTTATGGAATCTTCATATTCTCCAAATATTCTCTCTTTGGCCAATTCTGAAGCAACCTTAATTAGAAATAACATATGGATCATAAATAACCAGATTAAAAACATAATCTTGTGATATCC
This window encodes:
- the LOC111878067 gene encoding uncharacterized protein LOC111878067, with amino-acid sequence MVATDLKSEIKKLMEKRSGLEAEMNVIIERLCQPGGPGLSGNLVDSEGFPRSDLDIPLVRADRHKLAELRNDHKDTTDKIGHKIELLHSARVTPKSSTAMDSGSNSQAVHDMSGGSISVMDVDVDVSRPFAMVDEISEESPAAEDGLQLGDQIVKFGNVEYGDNLLPKLASEAQMNQNRPVSMTVMRQGTSINLTVTPRTWRGRGLLGCNFRIL